In Hwangdonia lutea, a single window of DNA contains:
- a CDS encoding dihydrofolate reductase, with protein sequence MFGKKKQKPQIDTDQLELIENAQKRIKQKKRLYVHFVVFLIGAVFLIAANTVLDIGKDFTLFGKEWFLFAILLWLFFLLYHVFNVFITHKFMGKDWERNQLEKLVTLQQNRIEKIKTELKKEAPHIAESEVYNETLNGKNKKSELTIIVAAAENDAIGKGNKLIWHLSDDLKRFKTLTNGHHIIMGRKTFESFPKPLPNRTHVVISRQQDYHVPHGVILVNSLEAAIDAVKNDAQPFIIGGGEIYKQAMAFADKIELTRVHESFEADTFFPKIDPSVWKETANTFHTKDANHEHEFSFLTYERK encoded by the coding sequence ATGTTCGGAAAGAAAAAACAAAAACCACAGATAGATACAGACCAATTAGAGCTTATTGAAAATGCTCAAAAACGCATTAAACAAAAAAAACGCTTATACGTCCATTTTGTTGTGTTTTTAATTGGCGCGGTATTTTTAATTGCGGCCAATACCGTTTTGGACATTGGTAAAGATTTTACTTTGTTTGGCAAAGAATGGTTTTTATTTGCCATTTTATTGTGGCTTTTCTTTTTGCTCTATCATGTTTTTAACGTATTTATCACCCATAAATTTATGGGGAAAGATTGGGAGCGAAACCAATTGGAGAAATTGGTAACGCTGCAACAAAACAGAATAGAGAAAATAAAAACCGAACTAAAAAAAGAAGCACCTCATATTGCCGAAAGCGAGGTTTACAATGAAACCTTAAACGGTAAAAACAAGAAATCTGAATTGACTATAATTGTCGCTGCCGCGGAAAATGATGCTATTGGAAAAGGCAATAAACTCATTTGGCATTTAAGCGACGACTTAAAACGCTTTAAAACCTTAACCAATGGGCACCATATTATTATGGGGCGCAAAACGTTTGAGAGCTTCCCTAAACCATTACCAAACCGAACGCATGTGGTGATTTCAAGACAACAAGACTATCATGTTCCTCATGGCGTTATTCTGGTAAATTCTTTGGAAGCTGCTATTGATGCCGTAAAAAACGATGCGCAACCCTTTATAATTGGCGGTGGTGAAATTTACAAACAGGCTATGGCCTTTGCCGATAAAATTGAGTTAACACGTGTTCACGAAAGTTTTGAAGCCGATACGTTTTTTCCAAAAATAGATCCCTCGGTTTGGAAAGAAACCGCCAACACCTTTCATACAAAAGATGCAAACCACGAGCACGAGTTTTCGTTTTTAACGTATGAGAGAAAATAA